From Quercus lobata isolate SW786 chromosome 1, ValleyOak3.0 Primary Assembly, whole genome shotgun sequence, one genomic window encodes:
- the LOC115952509 gene encoding uncharacterized protein LOC115952509, protein MANHYSFALFLRITDKDTILLLLYVDDMIMIGDDLNGIQELKNFLSQQFEKKDFGHLSYLGLKITHSTDGLYITQVKYASELLSKAGLTDSKTVDILVELKAHPTLLGGKPFSNPSFYRRLVGSLVYLTVTHLYISYAVHQVSQYLSTLRSTHYAVVLRILRYLKGTLFHGLFYYAQSPFILCAFSNADWAGDPTDCRFTTSYYFLLSSSLISW, encoded by the coding sequence ATGGCCAATCATTATAGTtttgccttatttcttcgtatCACTGACAAagacactattttacttctcctgtatgtggatgatatgatcatgaTTGGTGATGACCTCaatggcattcaagaactcaagaatTTTCTTAGTCAGcagtttgagaaaaaagattTCGGACATCTTAGCTACTTGGGTCTtaaaatcactcattctacagatggactttatattactcaagtcAAGTATGCCTCTGAACTCTTATCTaaagctggactcactgatagcaagactgttgacattCTAGTTGAGCTTAAGGCGCATCCAACTCTCTTAGGGGGGAAACCATTTTCTAATCCCTCTTTTTACAGACGCTTGGTTGgtagcctagtttatctcactgtcactcaTTTATAcatttcctatgctgttcaccaggtgagccagtatctgtctaCTCTACGATCGACTCACTATGCTGTTGTtttgcgcattcttcgatacctaaaAGGCACTCTTttccatggtcttttctactATGCTCAGTCTCCTTTTATTCTCTGTGCATTTTCtaatgctgattgggcaggagatcccactgattGCAGGTTCACCACTAGTTATTACTTTCTTCTTAgttcttctctgatttcttggtga